In Amphiura filiformis chromosome 1, Afil_fr2py, whole genome shotgun sequence, the following are encoded in one genomic region:
- the LOC140147183 gene encoding uncharacterized protein, with the protein MQAAVKCYTGDECPNGYLPFQRSCYKVTNTELSRADAASACEDSGGHLADITSLDEQEFIVSILTASGGGDAWFGMLKDLDAEGEYKWSDGSPLIHDETWQDIYTYYDAIPDVICMRLREGSEYGWRDDRCSEKYKFVCELEDFSSPVTLISSDSPNKATSEITEKPINSTSAGEGGNGEQLQSDNTVVIAGSIIGVLLFLILALVITLFLYKRSRKEVINTPEPQVQSYNTNPTFEPDSTIENGNDAQPPYNANEYVYVAGAQPDNEYNYVAEAQPDNEYNYVDANYLRSTGNPVSDGNNDDNTYSYAETPVGVGLRPSAPEEQPMEEGWMENKIYSTSDDVGDPNAQEEGWADNTIYGD; encoded by the exons ATGCAGGCGGCTGTTAAATGCTACA CTGGTGACGAATGTCCTAATGGTTATTTACCATTCCAACGTTCATGCTACAAAGTAACTAATACAGAATTATCGAGAGCAGATGCTGCATCAGCATGTGAGGATAGTGGTGGACATCTGGCAGATATAACATCATTGGACGAACAGGAGTTTATTGTCAGCATTCTTACTGCATCTGGTGGTGGAGATGCTTGGTTTGGAATGCTTAAAGACTTAGATGCTGAGGGGGAATATAAATGGTCAGATGGGTCACCTTTAATACATGATGAAACATGGCAGGATATATACACCTATTACGATGCTATCCCGGATGTTATTTGCATGCGACTGAGAGAAGGATCTGAATATGGTTGGCGTGATGACCGGTGCAGTGAAAAATATAAGTTTGTATGTGAACTTGAAG ATTTTTCGTCCCCAGTTACTTTGATATCATCTGACAGTCCCAACAAAGCAACATCTGAAATAACAG AGAAACCAATCAATTCAACCTCTGCTGGAGAAGGTGGTAATGGCGAACAGCTTCAGAGTGATAATACAG TTGTCATTGCAGGCAGTATTATTGGTGTTTTGCTTTTTCTCATCTTGGCATTGGTTATTACTTTATTTCTGTACAA GCGCAGTAGAAAGGAAGTCATCAATACACCAGAGCCTCAAGTACAATCATATAACACCAATCCAACATTCGAACCAGATTCCACAATTGAAAATGGTAACGATGCCCAACCTCCTTACAACGCTAACGAATACGTCTATGTAGCTGGTGCCCAACCTGACAACGAATACAACTACGTAGCTGAGGCGCAACCCGACAACGAATATAACTATGTTGATGCTAACTATCTGCGTTCTACGGGGAATCCTGTGTCGGATGGTAATAATGATGACAATACCTATTCTTATGCTGAGACACCTGTCGGGGTTGGCCTTCGTCCATCAGCACCAGAAGAGCAACCAATGGAAGAAGGCTGGATGGAAAACAAAATTTATTCTACTTCAGATGATGTTGGTGATCCAAATGCCCAAGAAGAAGGATGGGCTGATAACACAATTTATGGGGATTAA